From Cucumis melo cultivar AY chromosome 1, USDA_Cmelo_AY_1.0, whole genome shotgun sequence, a single genomic window includes:
- the LOC103492872 gene encoding protein SPIRRIG yields the protein MKWVTLLKDIKEKVGLTPSHSAGSAPSASASSSSSSSILASSARDNHVPYSARRPDSASSPARNRHELELDFKRYWEEFRSSSSEKEKEAALNMTVDTFCRLVKQHANVAQLVTLIVETHIFSFVVGRAFVTDIEKLKISSKRRSLDVIKVLKYFTEVAEAVICPGANLLTAVEVLISGPIDKQSLLDSGIFCCLIHILNALLDPDEASQRAKTASYEEKSVLGEDLNGHGGQGRRLEVEGSVVHIMKALASHPSAAQSLIEDDSLQMLFQMVANGSVTVFSQYKEGLVPLHNIQLHRHAMQILNLLLVNDSGSTAKYIRKHHLIKILLMAVKDYNPNCGDSAYTMGIVDLLLECVRLSYRPEANGTSLREDIHNAHGYHFLVQFALILSKLPRSRASQSVKSSLPQDYIQATDVSQINDEEKQDYIDQDVPSLQLSPTLSRLLDVLVNLAQTGPQESDCSSTGKRSKSTHSKSTDHSRSRTSSSDRLTDDLWEEGNNKVKDLEAVQMLQDIFLKADNRELQAEVLNRMFKIFSSHLENYKLCQQLRTVPLLILNMAGFPSSLQEIILKILEYAVTVVNCVPEQELLSLCCLLQQPIMSELKHTILSFFVKLLSFDHHYKKVLREVGVLEVLLDDLKQHKFLQGPDQPGGNFHQLERKSSTSSFKKHLDNKDTILSSPKLLESGGSGKFPIFEVQSTTTVAWDCIVSLLKKAEASQTSFRSSNGVAIVLPFLVSNVHRQGVLRLLSCLIIEDTAQAHPEELSAIVEILKSGMVTSISGSQYGLHNEAKCETMGTLWRILGVNNSAQRVFGEVTGFSLLLTTLHSFQSGGDSYQCSIEDRVKVFKYLMRVVTAGVCDNALNRTKLHTVILSQTFNDLLSESGLICVEFERRVIQLLLELSLEMVLPPYLKFEDTPSPDSAENNSSSFHLITPSGSFNPNKERVYNAGAIRVLIRLLLLFTPKVQLEVLDIIEKLACAGPFNQENLTSVGCVELLLETIRPFLLGSSPLLAYTLKIVEVLGAYRLSASELQMLIRFALQMRLLKSGHILIDMMERLVHMEDMASESLSLAPFIEMDMSKIGHASIQVSLGERSWPPAAGYSFVCWFQFHNFLKSQGKEFEPSKVGPSKRWSAKNAQPQEQQILRIFSVGAASNDNTFYAELYLQEDGILTLATSNSSSLSFSGIDLEEGRWHHLAVVHSKPNALAGLFQASIAYVYLNGKLKHTGKLGYAPSPVGKSLQVNIGTPLACAKVSDMHWKLRSCYLFEEVLTPGCICFMYILGRGYRGIFQDTDLLHFVPNQACGGGSMAILDSLDADLALTHNMQKHEGASKLADTRGDGSGIVWDMERLGNLSLQLSGKKLIFAFDGTSAEAMRGSGVLSMLNLVDPMSAAASPIGGIPRFGRLHGDVYVCKQCVIGDIIRPVGGMTVILALVEASETRDMLHMALTLLACALHQNPQNVRDMQTYRGYHLLALFLHRRMSLFDMQSLEIFFQIAACEASFAEPKKLESIQANFSPINAFQETSYDELSLSKLRDEVSSIGSHGDFDDFSAQKDSFSHISELENPEISGETSNCVVLSNPDMVEHVLLDWTLWVTAPVTIQIALLGFLEHLVSMHWYRNHNLTVLRRINLVQHLLVTLQRGDVEVPVLEKLVVLLGVILEDGFLVSELELVVKFVIMTFDPPQLTPRRPILRESMGKHVIVRNMLLEMLIDLQVTIKSEDLLEQWHKIVSSKLITYFLDEAVHPSSMRWIMTLLGVCLTSSPTFALKFRTSGGYQGLVRVLPSFYDSPDIYYILFCLIFGKPVYPRLPEVRMLDFHALMPSDGSFVELKFVELLEPVIAMAKSTFDRLSVQTMLAHQSGNLSQASAGLVAELAEGNADNAGELQGEALMHKTYAARLMGGEASAPAAATSVLRFMVDLAKMCHPFSAVCRRTDFLESCVDLYFSCVRAAYAVRMAKELSVKTEEKNSNDGDDANSSQNTFTSMPQEQDLSVKTSISVGSFPQGQASTSSDDTAAPQNESSHKDENNTIPSPQLSRKSEHDFQVAESLEGENIDQESVTSSSNEFSIRTRKDAPEPLQPIDSHSSASLNLIDSPILSEKSNYRVPLTPSSSPVVALTSWLGNSSNSEIKSSSAAPLSVESFASAAEFDPSTDLKSTSQGHPAANTFFSVSPKQLLEMDDSGYGGGPCSAGATAVLDFMAEVLSDILTEQIKAAPVIESILENVPLYVDTESMLVFQGLCLNRLMNFLERRLLRDDEEDEKKLDKARWSANLDAFCWMIVDRVYMGAFPQPASVLKTLEFLLSMLQLSNKDGRIEVSPSGKGLLSIGRGSKQLDAYVHSILKNTSRMILYCFLPSFLMSIGEDGLLSCLGLLMEPKKRSFTSTYNGDSGIDICTVLQLLVANRRIIFCPSNVDTDLNCCLCVNLITLLRDSRQYVQNMAVDVVRYLLVHRRAALEDLLVSKPNQGQSLDVLHGGFDKLLTESLPDFFDWLQPSEQIIKKVLEQCAALMWVQYITGSAKFPGVRIKAMEGRRKKEMGRRSRDISKLDMRHWEQVNERRYALDLLRDSMSTELRVLRQDKYGWVLHAESEWKSHLQQLVHERSIFPISISSVSEDPEWQLCPIEGPYRMRKKLERSKLKIDTIQNALDGKFELKEAELIKGGNGLDTSDDSESYFHLLNDNAKQNDSDSDLFEEPMFHESDDVRDEASVKNGWNDDRASSANDASLHSALEYGAKSSAVSIPLAESIQGRSDLGSPRQSSSTKIDEVKVDDKYDKELHDDGEYLIRPYLEPFEKIRFRYNCERVIGLDKHDGIFLIGELCLYVIENFYINDSGCICEKECEDELSVIDQALGVKKDCMGIMDFQSKSTSSWGVAVKSWSGGRAWAYSGGAWGKEKVGSSGNLPHPWRMWKLDSVHEILKRDYQLRPVAVEIFSMDGCNDLLVFHKKEREEVFKNLVAMNLPRNSMLDTTISGSTKQESSEGSRLFKIMAKSFSKRWQNGEISNFQYLMHLNTLAGRGYSDLTQYPVFPWVLADYESENLDLTDPKTFRMLAKPMGCQTPEGEEEFKKRYESWDDPEVPKFHYGSHYSSAGIVLFYLLRLPPFSAENQKLQGGQFDHADRLFNSIRDTWISAAGKGNTSDVKELIPEFFYMPEFLENTFNLDLGEKQSGEKVGDVVLPPWANGSAREFIRKHREALESDFVSENLHHWIDLIFGYKQRGKAAEEATNVFYHYTYEGSVDIDSVTDPAMKASILAQINHFGQTPKQLFLKPHVKRRVDKKFPHPLKHSNLLVPHEIRKSLSSVTQIVTLNEKILVAGANTLLKPRSYTKYVAWGFPDRSLRFLSYDQDRLLSTHENLHEGNQIQCAGVSHDGCTLVTGADDGLVWVWRITKQAPRLVRRLQLEKALSAHTAKITCLYVSQPYMLIASGSDDCTVIIWDLSSLVFVRQLPKFPTAVSAIYVNDLTGEIVTAAGILLAVWSINGDCLAMVNTSQLPSDSILSITSSTFSDWMDTNWYATGHQSGAVKVWQMVHCSNPASQVKSTGSSMVGLNLDNKVAEYRLVLHKVLKFHKHPVTALHLTSDLKQLLSGDSDGHLVSWTLAGDNLKAASMNLR from the exons AAACAGACATGAACTGGAATTGGACTTCAAGCGATATTGGGAAGAATTTCGGTCATCCAGCTCTGAAAAG GAAAAAGAGGCGGCCTTGAATATGACCGTGGATACTTTTTGTAGATTAGTGAAGCAACATGCTAATGTAGCTCAATTAGTTACTTT GATAGTTGAAACACATATATTCTCTTTTGTTGTGGGAAGAGCTTTTGTTACAGATATTGAGAAGCTAAAAATCAGCAGTAAAAGAAGGTCTTTGGATGTAATAAAAGTACTAAAGTATTTTACAGAAGTTGCCGAG GCTGTTATTTGTCCAGGTGCAAATCTGTTAACTGCAGTTGAAGTCCTTATCTCTGGG CCTATTGATAAGCAATCCCTTCTTGATTCGGGTATATTCTGCTGTCTCATCCATATTCTCAATGCCCTTCTGGATCCTGATGAAGCCAGTCAGAGGGCAAAGACAGCTAGTTATGAAGAAAAATCAGTCTTAGGTGAAGATCTCAATGGTCATGGTGGACAAGGACGCCGGCTTGAG GTTGAGGGTAGTGTTGTTCATATCATGAAGGCGCTAGCCAGCCATCCTTCAGCTGCCCAGAGTTTGATTGAGGATGATTCCCTTCAGATGCTTTTTCAGATGGTTGCAAATGGGTCCGTGACAGTTTTCTCTCAGTATAAGGAAGGTCTTGTTCCATTGCACAATATTCAACTTCATAGACATGCTATGCAG ATTCTTAATCTTCTGCTGGTCAATGATAGTGGAAGCACTGCCAAATATATACGCAAACATCACTTG ataaaaattcttttaatGGCAGTTAAGGATTACAATCCTAACTGTGGTGACTCTGCTTATACCATGGGGATAGTGGACTTGCTACTTGAGTGCGTGAGGCTGTCTTATAGGCCTG AGGCCAACGGTACAAGTCTTAGGGAGGATATACACAATGCTCATGGTTATCACTTTCTTGTCCAGTTTGCGTTGATTCTTTCAAAATTGCCCAGGAGTCGAGCTTCTCAGTCTGTAAAATCAAGTCTGCCGCAAGATTACATTCAAGCTACAGATGTCTCCCAAATAAATGATGAAGAAAAGCAAGATTATATAGATCAAGATGTCCCTTCCCTGCAACTTTCCCCTACATTGTCAAGGTTGCTTGATGTTCTGGTAAATCTAGCCCAAACTGGTCCACAGGAATCTGATTGCTCATCTACTGGAAAAAGATCTAAATCTACTCATTCCAAGAGCACTGACCATAGCAGAAGCAGAACATCCTCGTCTGATCGGCTTACTGATGATCTTTGGGAGGAAGGCAATAATAAAGTCAAAGATCTAGAAGCTGTCCAGATGTTGCAAGATATTTTCCTGAAAGCAGATAACAGAGAATTACAGGCAGAGGTTTTAAATAGAATGttcaaaatattttcaagtCATTTGGAAAATTACAAGTTGTGCCAACAGTTACGAACAGTTCCTCTTCTCATACTGAATATGGCTGGCTTTCCATCCTCCTTGCAAGAGattattttgaaaattcttGAATATGCTGTCACTGTCGTGAATTGTGTACCCGAGCAGGAATTGCTTTCACTGTGTTGTTTGTTGCAGCAGCCAATAATGTCAGAATTAAAGCACACCATACTTTCCTTTTTTGTAAAACTGTTGTCATTTGACCATCATTATAAGAAAGTCCTGCGAGAAGTTGGTGTGCTGGAGGTTTTGTTGGATGATCTGAAGCAGCATAAGTTTCTTCAGGGTCCTGACCAGCCTGGTGGGAACTTTCACCAGCTAGAAAGAAAATCCAGCACCAGCAGCTTCAAGAAGCATTTGGACAATAAGGATACAATTCTTTCTTCACCCAAGTTGTTGGAGTCTGGAGGCTCTGGAAAGTTTCCTATTTTTGAAGTTCAAAGTACTACTACTGTTGCATGGGATTGTATCGTCTCTTTACTGAAGAAAGCTGAAGCCAGTCAAACATCATTTCGATCATCTAATGGTGTGGCCATCGTCCTTCCATTTCTGGTGTCTAATGTACATCGTCAAGGGGTTCTCCGGTTGTTGTCATGTTTGATCATAGAAGATACTGCCCAG GCTCATCCCGAGGAATTAAGTGCCattgttgaaattttgaaaagtgGAATGGTCACCAGCATTTCAGGGTCTCAGTATGGACTTCACAATGAGGCAAAATGTGAAACAATGGGGACCTTGTGGCGTATTCTGGGAGTTAATAATTCTGCACAGAGGGTCTTTGGTGAAGTGACCGGATTTTCTCTTTTGCTTACTACACTTCATAGTTTCCAAAGTGGAGGGGACTCATATCAGTGTTCAATTGAGGATCGGGTCAAGGTATTTAAGTACCTAATGCGTGTTGTGACAGCTGGAGTTTGTGATAATGCCTTGAACAGGACGAAACTGCACACGGTTATTTTATCTCAAACATTTAATGATCTTCTGTCTGAGTCTGGCCTGATATGTGTGGAGTTTGAAAGGAGAGTCATACAGTTACTGTTGGAACTCTCTCTTGAGATGGTTCTTCCACCATACTTGAAATTTGAAGACACCCCTTCACCAGATTCTGCAGAGAACAATTCATCCAGTTTTCATCTGATAACTCCATCGGGTTCCTTTAATCCTAATAAAGAACGTGTATACAATGCTGGAGCTATTAGGGTTCTCATTCGTTTGCTATTGCTCTTTACTCCCAAGGTACAGTTAGAAGTTCTTGACATCATTGAAAAGCTTGCTTGTGCTGGCCCCTTTAATCAGGAGAATCTCACCTCAGTAG GCTGCGTGGAACTTCTATTGGAGACCATTCGTCCTTTCCTATTGGGATCATCTCCACTACTTGCATATACACTGAAGATAGTGGAAGTTCTTGGGGCATATAG GTTATCTGCATCAGAACTTCAAATGCTTATTAGATTTGCTCTCCAAATGAGATTGCTGAAGTCGGGCCATATTCTTATTGATATGATGGAAAGGCTGGTTCATATGGAAGATATGGCATCAGAGAGTCTTTCTTTGGCACCATTTATAGAGATGGATATGAGTAAGATTGGGCATGCTTCTATTCAAGTATCTCTTGGAGAAAGATCATGGCCTCCGGCCGCTGGTTACTCTTTTGTTTGCTGGTTCCAATTCCACAATTTCCTTAAATCTCAAGGAAAGGAATTTGAACCCTCAAAAGTAGGTCCTTCAAAGAGGTGGTCTGCAAAAAATGCTCAGCCCCAAGAGCAGCAAATTCTCCGTATATTTTCTGTTGGTGCTGCAAGCAATGACAATACATTTTATGCTGAGCTTTATCTGCAAGAGGATGGTATTCTAACCCTTGCCACTAGCAACTCTTCCTCCTTATCGTTTTCTGGCATTGATCTTGAGGAAGGCAGATGGCATCACCTTGCAGTTGTTCACAGCAAACCGAATGCTCTAGCTGGACTATTCCAAGCTAGTATTGCTTATGTGTATCTTAATGGAAAGCTGAAACACACTGGGAAGCTGGGCTATGCACCTTCTCCTGTCGGAAAATCTTTACAGGTCAACATTGGTACCCCTCTTGCATGTGCTAAGGTTAGTGACATGCATTGGAAGCTCCGTTCGTGCTATCTTTTCGAAGAGGTGCTTACCCCAGGCTGCATATGTTTCATGTACATACTTGGTAGAGGATATAGAGGGATTTTTCAAGACACAGATCTTTTGCATTTTGTGCCAAACCAGGCTTGTGGTGGTGGTAGCATGGCTATTTTAGATTCATTAGATGCTGACTTAGCTTTGACCCACAATATGCAGAAGCATGAGGGTGCAAGCAAATTGGCGGATACAAGGGGAGATGGTAGTGGGATAGTTTGGGATATGGAGAGACTAGGAAATCTCTCCTTACAACTCTCAGGCAAGAAACTAATATTTGCATTTGACGGAACATCTGCTGAAGCCATGCGAGGATCGGGAGTTTTATCTATGCTCAATCTAGTAGATCCCATGTCAGCCGCTGCTTCTCCTATTGGGG GTATTCCCCGTTTTGGTCGCCTTCATGGAGATGTTTATGTTTGTAAGCAATGTGTAATTGGTGACATCATACGCCCAGTTGGTGGGATGACTGTTATCCTTGCTCTTGTTGAAGCTTCTGAGACGAGGGACATGCTGCACATGGCCCTAACGTTACTTGCATGTGCACTTCATCAAAATCCACAGAATGTGAGGGACATGCAGACCTACAGGGGATATCATTTACTGGCTCTTTTTCTACACCGGCGGATGTCACTATTTGACATGCAGTCTCTGGAAATCTTTTTTCAGATTGCAGCTTGTGAAGCTTCATTTGCCGAGCCAAAAAAGTTGGAAAGTATTCAAGCAAATTTCTCACCTATTAATGCTTTTCAGGAGACGAGTTATGATGAGCTTAGTTTATCCAAATTGCGTGATGAAGTGTCCTCAATTGGATCACATGGTGACTTCGATGATTTTTCTGCCCAAAAAGATTCATTTAGCCATATTTCAGAGCTGGAAAATCCTGAAATATCAGGTGAAACTTCAAATTGTGTTGTATTGTCAAATCCAGATATGGTGGAGCATGTCTTGCTTGATTGGACATTGTGGGTAACAGCCCCCGTGACAATTCAAATTGCTCTCCTGGGTTTCCTTGAGCATCTCGTCTCGATGCACTGGTACAGGAACCACAACCTTACAGTTCTTCGAAGAATCAACCTTGTTCAACATTTATTAGTGACTTTGCAGCGAGGGGACGTTGAGGTTCCTGTGTTGGAGAAATTAGTTGTCTTGCTTGGGGTCATTTTAGAAGATGGTTTTTTGGTTTCTGAATTGGAACTTGTAGTCAAGTTTGTAATCATGACATTTGATCCGCCTCAACTGACACCAAGGCGTCCAATTTTACGAGAATCCATGGGGAAGCATGTGATTGTGAGAAACATGTTGTTGGAAATGCTTATTGATTTGCAAGTGACCATAAAATCAGAAGATTTGCTAGAGCAATGGCATAAAATCGTTTCATCTAAGTTGATAACATATTTTCTTGATGAAGCTGTTCATCCTTCAAGCATGAGATGGATCATGACACTTCTTGGGGTATGTCTGACTTCTTCACCAACATTTGCTCTTAAGTTCCGTACAAGTGGAGGTTATCAAGGTTTGGTGCGTGTCCTTCCCAGTTTCTATGATTCCCCTGATATATATTATATCCTTTTCTGCCTGATATTTGGAAAGCCAGTTTATCCTAGACTACCTGAAGTGCGGATGCTAGACTTTCATGCCCTTATGCCAAGTGATGGAAGTTTTGTGGAACTGAAATTTGTGGAACTTCTGGAACCTGTAATTGCAATGGCAAAATCCACATTTGATAGGCTAAGTGTTCAGACAATGCTTGCGCACCAAAGTGGTAACCTTTCTCAGGCTAGTGCTGGTCTTGTGGCTGAACTTGCAGAAGGGAATGCAGACAATGCAGGAGAGCTTCAAGGTGAAGCTCTGATGCATAAGACCTATGCTGCTCGTCTAATGGGTGGGGAGGCGTCGGCCCCTGCTGCTGCAACCTCTGTCCTTCGGTTTATGGTTGATCTGGCAAAAATGTGTCATCCTTTTTCTGCAGTTTGCAGACGGACAGATTTTCTTGAAAGCTGTGTCGACCTTTACTTTTCTTGTGTCAG GGCTGCTTATGCTGTGAGGATGGCTAAGGAGCTATCAGTAAAGACCGAGGAAAAGAATTCAAATGATGGTGATGATGCTAATAGTTCACAGAACACCTTTACTAGCATGCCACAGGAACAGGATTTGTCTGTGAAAACATCCATTAGTGTTGGAAGTTTCCCTCAGGGACAGGCAAGCACTAGCTCTGATGACACTGCTGCGCCTCAAAATGAGTCTAGTCATAAAGACGAGAATAATACTATTCCATCCCCTCAACTGTCAAGAAAATCAGAGCATGATTTTCAGGTTGCTGAGAGCTTAGAAGGTGAAAATATTGACCAGGAGTCTGTCACATCCAGTTCAAATGAGTTTAGCATCAGAACAAGAAAAGATGCTCCGGAACCCTTGCAACCCATAGATTCTCATAGCTCTGCTTCTCTAAATCTAATTGATTCTCCCATCCTTTCAGAGAAATCTAATTATCGGGTCCCCCTCACGCCCTCATCATCTCCAGTTGTTGCTTTAACATCTTGGCTTGGGAATTCAAGTAACAGTGAAATTAAATCTTCTTCAGCTGCTCCACTATCTGTGGAATCCTTTGCATCAGCTGCAGAGTTTGATCCATCAACAGATTTGAAGTCAACTTCGCAAGGACATCCAGCTGCAAATACTTTCTTTTCAGTTAGCCCTAAACAACTTCTTGAAATGGATGATTCTGGTTATGGAGGTGGTCCTTGTTCTGCCGGTGCTACTGCTGTCTTGGATTTTATGGCTGAAGTTCTTTCAGATATTTTGACTGAGCAGATTAAGGCAGCACCAGTCATAGAGAGCATCTTGGAAAATGTTCCTTTATATGTTGATACAGAATCTATGTTAGTCTTTCAGGGTTTGTGTCTTAACAGATTGATGAACTTCCTTGAAAGGCGCCTCCTGCGGGATGACGAAGAAGACGAAAAAAAACTGGACAAAGCTCGCTGGTCTGCAAATTTAGATGCATTTTGCTGGATGATTGTTGATCGTGTATACATGGGTGCCTTTCCTCAACCTGCTAGTGTGCTAAAAACTCTTGAATTCTTGCTTTCTATGTTGCAACTGTCAAACAAGGATGGTCGAATAGAAGTATCTCCTTCTGGAAAGGGACTTTTATCGATTGGTAGAGGAAGCAAGCAACTTGATGCTTATGTACATTCAATTTTGAAGAATACCAGTCGAATGATATTGTATTGCTTCCTCCCATCGTTCTTGATGTCAATTGGAGAAGATGGTCTTCTTTCATGCTTGGGCTTGCTAATGGAACCCAAGAAAAGATCATTTACTTCAACATATAATGGTGATTCTGGAATCGATATCTGCACAGTCTTACAGTTATTAGTTGCTAATAGAAGAATTATCTTCTGTCCAAGCAATGTTGATACCGATCTAAATTGCTGTCTTTGTGTGAATTTAATTACTCTACTTCGTGACTCCAGGCAATATGTTCAGAATATGGCAGTTGATGTTGTCAGGTACCTTCTGGTGCATCGAAGGGCTGCCTTAGAGGATTTGCTTGTCTCCAAACCAAACCAAGGACAGTCTTTGGATGTCTTGCATGGAGGTTTTGACAAATTGCTGACTGAAAGCTTGCCTGATTTCTTTGACTGGCTTCAGCCTTCTGAACAGATTATAAAGAAGGTATTGGAACAGTGTGCTGCCTTGATGTGGGTGCAGTATATTACTGGATCTGCAAAATTTCCTGGAGTGAGGATAAAGGCAATGGAGGGTCGTCGTAAGAAGGAGATGGGGAGAAGATCTCGAGATATTTCTAAGTTGGATATGAGACACTGGGAGCAAGTTAATGAGCGGAGGTATGCTCTGGATTTACTTCGTGACTCAATGTCTACTGAGTTAAGAGTACTTCGTCAGGATAAGTATGGATGGGTTCTCCATGCTGAGAGTGAATGGAAAAGTCAtctccagcaacttgttcatgAGCGCAGTATATTTCCAATATCCATATCTTCTGTGTCAGAAGATCCTGAATGGCAGCTCTGTCCTATAGAGGGTCCATACAGAATGCGCAAGAAACTAGAGCGTAGTAAATTGAAGATAGATACCATTCAAAATGCTCTTGATGGAAAGTTTGAACTAAAAGAAGCAGAACTAATAAAAGGAGGAAATGGCCTTGATACTTCTGATGATTCAGAATCCTACTTTCATCTTTTAAACGATAATGCCAAACAGAATGATTCAGATAGTGACCTGTTTGAGGAACCTATGTTTCATGAATCAGATGATGTCAGGGATGAAGCATCTGTAAAAAATGGATGGAATGATGATAGAGCTAGCAGTGCAAATGATGCAAGTCTTCACTCTGCACTCGAGTATGGTGCCAAGTCTAGTGCTGTTTCTATTCCACTAGCAGAGAGCATACAGGGAAGATCTGACCTGGGATCTCCTAGACAATCATCTTCTACTAAAATTGATGAGGTAAAAGTTGATGATAAATATGATAAAGAACTACATGATGATGGTGAATACCTCATCAGACCATATTTAGAGCCTTTTGAAAAGATACGATTTCGCTATAACTGTGAGCGAGTCATTGGCCTTGACAAACATGATGGTATCTTTCTAATTGGTGAACTTTGTCTGTATGTGATCGAGAATTTCTACATCAACGACTCTGGATGCATTTGTGAAAAAGAATGTGAAGATGAACTTTCAGTTATTGATCAGGCTTTGGGTGTAAAGAAGGATTGTATGGGCATTATGGACTTTCAGTCCAAGTCAACTTCATCTTGGGGGGTTGCAGTTAAGTCATGGTCTGGAGGAAGAGCATGGGCCTATAGTGGTGGTGCGTGGGGAAAGGAGAAAGTAGGCAGCAGTGGTAACCTGCCTCATCCTTGGCGTATGTGGAAGCTTGACAGTGTTCATGAGATTTTGAAGCGAGATTATCAGCTTCGACCAGTTGCTGTTGAAATATTCAGCATGGATGGTTGCAATGACCTCCTGGTGTTCCATaaaaaggagagagaagaaGTCTTCAAAAATCTTGTTGCCATGAATCTTCCAAGAAACAGCAT GCTGGACACTACAATCTCTGGATCAACCAAACAAGAGAGCAGTGAGGGCAGTCGTCTTTTTAAGATAATGGCCAAATCATTTTCAAAGAGGTGGCAAAATGGTGAAATAAGCAATTTTCAGTACCTCATGCATCTCAATACATTGGCAGGACGAGGATACAGTGATCTTACACAGTATCCGGTGTTCCCTTGGGTCCTTGCTGATTATGAAAGTGAAAACCTGGACTTGACTGATCCAAAAACATTTCGCATGCTTGCTAAACCAATGGGTTGTCAGACACCTGAGGGGGAAGAGGAGTTTAAGAAAAG ATATGAGAGTTGGGATGATCCAGAGGTTCCAAAATTTCACTATGGTTCTCATTATTCTAGTGCTGGAATTGTTCTCTTTTATTTGTTGCGGCTCCCACCATTTAGTGCAGAGAATCAGAAGCTTCAAGGTGGGCAGTTTGACCATGCTGATCGTCTATTCAATAGCATTAGAGATACTTGGATAAGTGCAGCTGGAAAGGGAAACACGTCAGACGTGAAGGAACTCATTCCAGAATTCTTTTACATGCCAGAATTCCTCGAAAATACGTTCAACCTTGACTTGGGAGAGAAACAATCTGGAGAAAAG GTTGGTGATGTTGTCTTACCTCCATGGGCCAATGGCAGTGCTAGGGAGTTCATCAGGAAACATAGAGAAGCATTGGAATCCGACTTTGTTTCGGAAAATTTGCATCATTGGATAGACCTCATCTTTGGATATAAACAGAGAGGGAAG GCAGCAGAGGAAGCTACCAACGTGTTCTATCATTACACATACGAGGGGAGCGTGGATATAGATTCAGTGACTGATCCCGCAATGAAAGCCTCCATTCTAGcacaaattaatcactttgGCCAGACACCCAAACAACTGTTCCTTAAGCCCCATGTCAAAAGGCGGGTTGACAAAAAGTTTCCTCATCCACTCAAGCATTCAAATCTTCTTGTCCCGCATGAGATTCGTAAGAGCTTGTCGTCAGTAACACAGATTGTCACTTTAAATGAGAAAATTCTTGTGGCAGGAGCTAATACATTGCTTAAACCAAGATCGTATACTAAGTATGTTGCATGGGGATTCCCCGACCGAAGTTTGAGATTTTTGAGCTATGATCAGGACAGACTCCTATCTACTCATGAAAATCTTCATGAGGGCAACCAAATTCAGTGTGCTGGTGTTAGCCATGATGGTTGCACTCTGGTAACGGGTGCTGACGATGGATTGGTTTGGGTTTGGAGAATTACCAAACAAGCACCCCGGCTTGTTAGAAGATTGCAGTTGGAGAAGGCACTTTCTGCTCACACAGCGAAAATCACCTGCCTTTACGTCAGTCAGCCTTACATGCTGATTGCGAGTGGATCAGATGATTGTACAGTCATTATATGGGATCTGAGCTCACTGGTTTTTGTGAGGCAGCTTCCTAAGTTCCCTACTGCAGTTTCAGCCATTTATGTTAATGACTTGACTGGGGAGATTGTGACAGCAGCTGGAATTCTCCTTGCAGTATGGAGCATCAATGGGGATTGCCTTGCAATGGTTAACACATCCCAGTTGCCCTCAGATTCCATTCTTTCGATAACAAGCAGTACATTTTCTGATTGGATGGATACAAATTGGTATGCAACAGGTCATCAGAGTGGTGCTGTCAAGGTGTGGCAAATGGTTCATTGCTCCAACCCTGCTTCTCAGGTCAAATCTACTGGTAGTAGCATGGTTGGTCTGAATCTCGACAATAAGGTAGCAGAGTATCGATTGGTTCTTCATAAAGTACTGAAATTTCACAAGCATCCAGTGACTGCGCTTCACCTAACAAGTGACTTAAAACAGTTACTGAGTGGTGATTCCGATGGCCATCTTGTTTCATGGACACTGGCAGGGGACAACTTGAAAGCAGCTTCAATGAATCTGAGGTGA